A DNA window from Rhizobium sp. NXC14 contains the following coding sequences:
- a CDS encoding ParA family protein: MPVITFANTKGGAGKTTAVLLLATELARQGYRVTILDADPQHWISRWHEISGHVPNISVIDFVTTASLPQHISENKHNTDYFIVDLPGARNPLLATAIGLSDHVLIPIQGCAMDARGGAQVLELLQYLDEKAGIKIGHSVVLTRVNSMVTTRALQLVKSLLSERHVPVLDTAIIERSAFRDIFDCGGTLQTMDPTRVSNLDKARENATCFAEEIMRKVPVRLTASARMATAA, encoded by the coding sequence ATGCCAGTCATTACATTCGCAAATACCAAGGGCGGCGCCGGCAAGACGACCGCTGTTCTGCTGCTAGCGACCGAGCTTGCCCGTCAGGGCTATCGCGTGACCATTCTGGATGCCGATCCGCAGCATTGGATTTCACGCTGGCACGAGATATCGGGGCACGTGCCCAATATTTCGGTGATCGATTTCGTGACGACCGCCTCGCTGCCGCAGCATATCAGCGAGAACAAGCATAATACCGACTATTTCATTGTGGATCTGCCGGGGGCCCGCAATCCGCTGCTTGCCACCGCCATCGGCCTTTCCGATCACGTGCTGATCCCGATCCAAGGCTGTGCCATGGATGCGCGCGGCGGCGCGCAGGTGCTCGAACTGCTGCAGTATCTGGACGAGAAGGCGGGCATCAAGATCGGTCATTCGGTGGTGCTGACCCGGGTCAACTCGATGGTGACGACGCGGGCGCTGCAGCTCGTCAAGTCGCTGCTCAGCGAGCGGCACGTGCCGGTGCTGGACACGGCGATCATCGAACGTTCGGCCTTCCGCGACATCTTCGACTGTGGCGGCACGCTGCAGACCATGGACCCCACGCGCGTCAGCAATCTCGACAAGGCGCGTGAGAACGCCACCTGTTTCGCCGAGGAAATCATGCGCAAGGTGCCTGTTCGGTTGACCGCCTCGGCTCGCATGGCGACAGCGGCCTGA
- a CDS encoding RidA family protein, with amino-acid sequence MSIKRIDVGARMSGAVIHGNTVYLAGQVGEGESVTDQCKSALAEVDRLLAAAGSSKSKILQTLVYLSDIAYFGEMNAAWEAWIDPTNPPARATSEAKLAAPKYKVEFIVTAALD; translated from the coding sequence ATGAGCATTAAGCGTATCGACGTCGGCGCACGTATGAGCGGCGCCGTCATTCACGGCAACACGGTCTACCTCGCAGGCCAGGTGGGCGAGGGCGAAAGCGTCACCGATCAATGCAAGTCGGCGCTCGCCGAAGTCGACCGTCTGCTGGCGGCCGCCGGCAGCAGCAAGTCGAAGATCCTGCAGACCCTCGTCTATCTTTCCGACATTGCTTATTTCGGCGAGATGAACGCAGCCTGGGAAGCCTGGATCGATCCGACCAATCCGCCGGCCCGCGCGACCAGCGAAGCCAAGCTCGCCGCACCGAAGTACAAGGTCGAGTTCATCGTCACGGCTGCGCTCGACTAA
- a CDS encoding TIGR01244 family sulfur transferase, with amino-acid sequence MDIRQIDDEYSVSGQITLEDLDEIKALGFKSIVCHRPDHESPDQTSFSVIEARAKELGLDIAHVPVGPMGVTEEAVQGMVDALDEFPRPMLGYCRSGARSTAIYQKTHHIRS; translated from the coding sequence ATGGATATTCGCCAGATCGACGATGAATATTCGGTTTCGGGGCAGATCACGCTTGAGGACCTCGACGAGATCAAGGCGCTCGGCTTCAAATCGATCGTCTGCCATCGCCCCGACCATGAAAGCCCCGACCAGACATCATTCTCCGTCATCGAGGCGCGTGCCAAAGAGCTCGGACTCGATATCGCCCACGTGCCGGTTGGACCGATGGGCGTGACCGAAGAGGCGGTGCAGGGAATGGTCGACGCGCTCGATGAATTTCCACGGCCGATGCTCGGCTACTGCCGCTCGGGCGCGCGCTCGACGGCGATCTACCAGAAAACCCACCATATCCGCAGTTGA
- a CDS encoding L,D-transpeptidase, with translation MNRFLKSAFSLAALLAAVAAAAPQAGAQQFRDRRQSDVVLVTPNGEILDYVPRGFAYARDRSGNRVLIDAYGNVVATEMRARGYYPPRSRPGEVYADQGGNDPYYADDNPYGDTRYSERGAVTGGIPRDAAIERLPLGEEPYPDDNSIGNPQSGDDYASIDPDQQIPPADAPKAAPDEPVITLKNKSKPEIVALQVFLDRAGISPGVIDGHMGSNVTKGIYAYNQMTGSNLDPNDTDAILEELRMNGGLPVVSYTITPADAAGPFVAEIPEDYSHKALLPSLAYTSTTEMLAERFHMDEAFLKEMNPGADFSVPGTVIKVVNPGEMKTGEVARIIADKGRKQVFAYDGAGNLIAAYPASIGSTDTPSPSGTVTVERVAFNPGYTYNPKINFQQGANDKILNIPPGPNGPVGTVWMALSKPTYGIHGTPEPSKIGRTQSHGCIRLTNWDATELAKMVKPGVTVEFVD, from the coding sequence GTGAATCGCTTTTTGAAGTCGGCATTTTCCCTTGCGGCCCTGCTGGCAGCCGTTGCGGCTGCAGCACCGCAGGCTGGCGCGCAGCAGTTTCGTGACCGCCGCCAGAGCGATGTCGTGCTGGTGACGCCGAACGGCGAAATCCTCGATTATGTCCCCCGCGGCTTTGCCTATGCCCGCGACCGCAGCGGCAACCGCGTGCTGATCGACGCCTACGGCAACGTCGTCGCCACCGAAATGCGCGCCCGCGGTTACTATCCGCCCCGGTCCCGTCCAGGCGAGGTCTATGCCGACCAAGGCGGCAACGATCCTTACTATGCCGACGACAACCCCTATGGCGACACGCGTTATTCCGAGCGTGGCGCCGTCACCGGCGGCATTCCGCGCGACGCAGCGATCGAGCGCCTGCCGCTCGGCGAGGAGCCCTATCCGGACGATAACAGCATCGGCAATCCGCAGTCGGGCGACGATTACGCCTCGATCGATCCCGATCAGCAGATCCCGCCCGCCGATGCGCCGAAGGCAGCACCCGACGAGCCCGTGATCACGCTGAAGAACAAATCGAAGCCCGAGATCGTCGCGCTGCAGGTCTTCCTCGACCGCGCCGGCATCTCTCCTGGCGTCATCGACGGGCACATGGGTTCGAACGTCACCAAGGGCATTTATGCCTATAATCAGATGACGGGGTCAAATCTCGATCCCAATGACACCGATGCCATTCTGGAAGAGCTGCGCATGAACGGCGGCCTGCCCGTCGTCAGCTATACGATCACGCCGGCCGATGCCGCCGGCCCCTTCGTCGCGGAGATCCCGGAAGATTATTCGCATAAGGCGCTGCTGCCGTCGCTCGCCTATACCTCGACCACTGAAATGCTGGCCGAGCGTTTCCATATGGACGAGGCCTTCCTTAAGGAGATGAACCCCGGCGCCGATTTCAGCGTTCCCGGCACGGTGATCAAGGTCGTCAATCCAGGCGAGATGAAGACCGGCGAGGTCGCCCGCATCATCGCCGACAAGGGGCGCAAACAGGTTTTCGCCTATGACGGCGCCGGCAATCTCATCGCCGCCTACCCCGCTTCGATCGGCTCAACCGACACCCCCTCCCCGTCCGGCACGGTGACGGTCGAGCGCGTCGCGTTCAATCCCGGTTATACCTACAACCCGAAGATCAACTTTCAGCAGGGCGCCAACGACAAGATCCTCAACATCCCCCCAGGCCCGAACGGCCCGGTCGGCACCGTCTGGATGGCGCTTTCCAAGCCGACCTACGGCATCCACGGCACGCCAGAGCCCTCCAAGATCGGGCGCACCCAAAGCCACGGCTGCATTCGCCTGACCAACTGGGATGCAACCGAGCTTGCGAAAATGGTCAAGCCCGGTGTGACGGTCGAGTTCGTCGACTGA
- a CDS encoding alpha/beta hydrolase, with the protein MFSDTQRLAIGEASLAYHHAEAAAPARGILLISHGLAEHSKRYGRFAEAMAGRGYHVYAHDHRGHGETTAPDAPIGRFARWNGVDRVIGDVIAMRAHAASRNPGLKVILFGHSMGGLIALNAAVTAPSDFDAVAVWNSNFAVGLAGRAAQAILLAERMLKGSDVPSGLLPKLTFKAWGKSIPDRRTEFDWLSRHADEVDKYIADPLCGFDASVSLWLDLFELTFRAPQKLHLDRLPRDMPIHLVGGADDPATESGKAVRWLSNNLKARGFSRIRTVIYQGMRHETLNEIGADAAIAAFADWCEEALATSKARKNPS; encoded by the coding sequence ATGTTTTCTGATACGCAAAGGCTCGCCATAGGGGAAGCGTCTCTGGCCTATCACCATGCCGAAGCCGCCGCTCCGGCACGCGGCATCCTGTTGATATCGCACGGCCTGGCGGAGCACTCGAAGCGCTATGGCCGCTTTGCCGAGGCGATGGCGGGGCGCGGCTATCACGTCTATGCCCATGATCACCGTGGCCACGGCGAGACGACCGCGCCCGACGCGCCGATCGGCCGCTTCGCCCGCTGGAATGGTGTCGATCGGGTGATCGGCGACGTCATTGCCATGCGCGCCCATGCGGCCTCGCGCAATCCCGGCCTGAAGGTGATCCTATTTGGCCATTCGATGGGCGGCCTCATCGCGCTCAATGCCGCCGTCACCGCTCCGTCCGACTTCGATGCTGTCGCCGTCTGGAATTCGAATTTCGCAGTCGGCCTTGCCGGCCGAGCCGCCCAGGCGATCCTCCTTGCGGAACGTATGCTGAAGGGCTCCGACGTCCCGAGCGGCCTCTTGCCGAAGCTCACCTTCAAAGCTTGGGGAAAATCGATCCCGGACCGCCGCACCGAGTTCGACTGGCTGTCGCGCCACGCCGATGAAGTCGACAAATATATCGCCGATCCGCTCTGCGGCTTTGACGCATCAGTCTCGCTCTGGCTCGATCTCTTCGAGCTGACTTTTCGCGCGCCGCAGAAACTCCATCTGGATCGGCTGCCGCGTGATATGCCAATCCATCTCGTCGGCGGCGCCGATGATCCCGCGACGGAGAGTGGAAAAGCCGTGCGCTGGCTGTCAAACAATTTGAAAGCCAGAGGCTTCTCTCGTATCAGGACAGTGATATATCAGGGTATGCGGCATGAGACGCTGAACGAAATTGGCGCCGATGCGGCGATCGCAGCCTTCGCGGACTGGTGCGAAGAGGCACTCGCGACATCCAAAGCCAGAAAGAATCCGTCATGA
- a CDS encoding CaiB/BaiF CoA-transferase family protein, whose amino-acid sequence MTETATKKPPLTGIRVIELARVLAGPWAGQMLADLGADVIKVENPDGGDDTRQWGPPFVEGADGENLSAAYYHATNRGKRSITVDLKSPEGQQLVRRLIATADVVIENFKVDGLVKYGLDYDSVREVNPRLVYCSITGFGQTGPYAGFAGYDYIVQGMSGFMSITGEPDGQPMKAGVAIADIFTGIYAVSAIEAALIHALKTGEGQLIDMALLDVQSAVLANQNMNYLVSGAAPPRLGNAHPNISPYEVVPTADGYLILAVGNDGQFRRLSTILGLETIADDERFSTNKARVANRGEVRRLISTETLKWQKADLLKACEQNAVPSGAINTIEEMFADPQVKARGLRIDLADSAGTVIPGVRTPVVLSETPLRYVRPSPRLGEHREEILAELAELERKASS is encoded by the coding sequence ATGACCGAGACCGCGACGAAAAAGCCGCCGCTTACCGGTATCCGGGTGATTGAGCTTGCCCGCGTGCTGGCCGGCCCTTGGGCGGGCCAGATGCTCGCCGATCTCGGCGCCGACGTCATCAAAGTTGAAAATCCCGATGGCGGCGACGATACTCGCCAATGGGGGCCGCCCTTCGTCGAAGGTGCGGACGGCGAAAATCTCTCGGCCGCCTATTACCACGCCACCAATCGCGGCAAACGCTCCATCACCGTCGACCTCAAGAGCCCTGAGGGCCAGCAGCTCGTCCGTCGTCTCATAGCCACTGCCGACGTGGTAATCGAGAATTTCAAGGTCGACGGCCTCGTCAAATACGGGCTCGATTACGACAGCGTTCGCGAGGTGAACCCGAGGCTCGTTTATTGCTCGATCACAGGCTTCGGCCAGACCGGCCCCTATGCCGGCTTCGCCGGCTACGATTACATCGTTCAGGGCATGTCCGGCTTCATGTCGATAACCGGCGAGCCGGACGGCCAGCCGATGAAGGCGGGCGTGGCGATCGCCGACATCTTTACCGGCATCTATGCCGTCTCGGCGATCGAGGCCGCCCTGATCCATGCCTTGAAAACCGGCGAAGGCCAGTTGATAGACATGGCCCTGCTTGACGTGCAATCGGCCGTGCTCGCCAATCAGAACATGAATTACCTCGTCTCCGGCGCCGCACCGCCCCGCCTCGGCAACGCCCATCCGAACATCTCGCCCTATGAAGTCGTACCGACGGCCGACGGTTATCTCATCCTGGCCGTCGGCAACGACGGCCAGTTCCGCCGCCTCTCTACCATCCTCGGCCTGGAGACGATCGCGGATGACGAGCGTTTCTCCACCAACAAAGCCCGCGTCGCCAACCGCGGCGAGGTGCGTCGCCTGATCTCCACCGAGACGCTGAAATGGCAGAAAGCGGATCTCCTGAAGGCCTGCGAGCAGAACGCGGTTCCGTCAGGCGCGATCAACACAATCGAGGAAATGTTCGCCGACCCGCAGGTGAAGGCTCGCGGTCTTCGCATCGACCTTGCCGATTCCGCCGGCACCGTCATCCCCGGGGTCAGGACGCCAGTCGTGCTGTCGGAAACACCTTTGCGCTACGTCAGGCCCAGCCCGCGTCTCGGCGAGCATAGAGAGGAAATTCTGGCGGAACTCGCCGAGCTTGAGAGGAAGGCATCGTCATGA
- a CDS encoding DUF4432 family protein, whose product MIEFATASGPRLMLDETSVLDIGGCIVDGVDIAPKRAIPDDGDPRIDHSLEGFLFTCGPDHIRHRQPIAGRADGKVYPLHGSASGHAAKILWTKYENGNAECRADIDIITVEGLPQRIERLWRIDGVNGEVRLEDRVINTSDQVVPTFLMYHMNVGGKWLDDGTRLEGRMLETGGFPWTFGEEPGGIFCVPATATAEGLAEVRLGPIAAIGGRTLSVRFRADTLPYLQVWRNQKAPAHIIGIEPVSHRWVSRDELQAAGEFNMLAPGESRSYALTFAFL is encoded by the coding sequence ATGATCGAATTTGCCACTGCAAGCGGGCCGCGCCTGATGCTCGATGAAACATCGGTGCTGGATATCGGCGGATGCATCGTCGACGGCGTCGATATCGCGCCAAAGCGCGCCATTCCCGACGATGGGGATCCGCGAATCGACCACTCGCTCGAAGGTTTTCTCTTCACCTGCGGGCCGGATCATATCCGCCATCGCCAGCCGATCGCCGGCCGTGCCGACGGCAAGGTCTATCCGCTGCACGGATCGGCCTCCGGCCACGCCGCCAAGATCCTGTGGACGAAATACGAGAATGGCAATGCCGAATGCCGCGCCGATATCGACATCATCACCGTCGAGGGATTGCCGCAGCGCATCGAGCGGCTGTGGCGGATCGACGGCGTGAACGGCGAGGTGCGGCTCGAAGACCGGGTTATCAATACCAGCGATCAGGTGGTGCCGACCTTCCTGATGTACCATATGAATGTCGGCGGCAAATGGCTGGACGACGGCACGCGGCTCGAAGGCCGGATGCTGGAGACTGGCGGCTTCCCCTGGACATTCGGCGAGGAGCCGGGCGGCATCTTCTGTGTGCCGGCGACGGCGACGGCGGAGGGCTTGGCGGAAGTCCGGCTCGGGCCGATCGCCGCAATCGGCGGCAGGACGCTCAGCGTGCGCTTCCGCGCCGATACGCTGCCTTATCTGCAGGTCTGGCGAAACCAGAAGGCGCCCGCTCATATTATCGGCATCGAGCCGGTGTCGCATCGCTGGGTATCGCGCGACGAGCTTCAGGCGGCCGGTGAATTTAACATGCTCGCCCCAGGCGAAAGCCGCAGCTATGCGCTGACCTTTGCGTTCCTGTGA
- a CDS encoding thiamine pyrophosphate-binding protein yields MKKTGGELIVEALKANGVKRLSCVPGESFLAVLDALRDSDIDVLVCRQEGGAAMMADCWGRLTGEPGICMVTRGPGATNASAGLHIAKQDSIPMILLIGQVQREAREREAFQEVEFRRAFTEFAKWVGEIDAAARIPEFVTRAFAVATSGRPGPVVLTLPEDMLRDEVEAPRARRYARVEAHPGRSQIDDFYVRLLKAERPMVILGGTRWDADAVADFATFAERFQLPVGCSFRRQMLFDHLHPCYAGDVGIGINPGLAKEIKESDLLILLGGRMSEMPSSGYTLLDIPYPAQSLVHIYPDPSELGRVYRPDLAICASPPDFVEALADLEAPAEPRWAERTAHMHQVYLAWSKPPATGPGAVHMGPIMEWLESNIGPETIFTNGAGNYATWLHRFHRFRRFNTQAAPTSGSMGYGLPAAVAAKRLFPEREVICFAGDGCFLMHGQEFATAIRYDLPIIAIVINNGMYGTIRMHQEREYPGRVSSTDLTNPDFAALARAYGGHGETVEGTEEFAPAFGRARASGKPAIIEVKLDPEAITPTRTLSEIAQTKSR; encoded by the coding sequence ATGAAAAAGACGGGCGGGGAATTGATTGTCGAGGCGCTGAAGGCAAATGGCGTCAAACGCCTCTCCTGCGTGCCCGGCGAGAGTTTCCTCGCCGTTCTCGACGCATTGCGCGACAGCGATATCGACGTCCTCGTCTGCCGGCAGGAAGGCGGGGCGGCGATGATGGCGGATTGTTGGGGCAGACTCACCGGCGAACCGGGCATCTGCATGGTGACGCGCGGCCCCGGCGCCACCAACGCCTCCGCCGGCCTGCATATAGCCAAGCAGGATTCGATCCCGATGATCCTCCTGATCGGCCAGGTGCAACGAGAGGCGCGCGAACGGGAGGCTTTTCAAGAGGTCGAATTCCGCCGCGCCTTCACCGAATTCGCCAAATGGGTTGGTGAGATCGACGCCGCCGCCCGCATTCCCGAATTCGTCACCCGCGCCTTTGCGGTCGCAACCTCCGGCCGTCCCGGCCCCGTGGTGCTCACCCTGCCGGAAGACATGCTGCGCGACGAGGTCGAGGCGCCCCGCGCCAGGCGTTATGCCAGAGTCGAGGCCCATCCCGGCCGCAGCCAGATCGACGACTTTTATGTAAGACTCTTGAAGGCCGAACGGCCGATGGTAATCCTCGGCGGCACGCGATGGGATGCCGATGCCGTCGCCGATTTCGCAACCTTCGCCGAACGTTTTCAGCTGCCGGTAGGCTGTTCATTCCGCCGACAGATGCTGTTCGATCATCTTCACCCCTGTTATGCCGGCGATGTCGGCATCGGCATCAATCCGGGGCTCGCCAAGGAGATCAAGGAGAGCGACCTCTTGATCCTGCTCGGCGGCCGCATGTCGGAGATGCCGTCCTCCGGCTATACGCTGCTCGACATCCCCTACCCGGCCCAGTCGCTCGTTCATATTTATCCGGACCCGTCGGAGCTCGGCCGCGTCTATCGTCCCGATCTTGCCATCTGCGCCAGCCCCCCCGATTTTGTCGAAGCACTCGCCGATCTCGAAGCCCCAGCCGAGCCGCGCTGGGCGGAGCGGACCGCGCATATGCATCAGGTCTATCTCGCCTGGTCGAAGCCGCCGGCCACGGGTCCGGGCGCCGTCCATATGGGACCGATCATGGAGTGGCTCGAAAGTAATATAGGACCGGAAACGATCTTCACCAATGGCGCCGGCAACTACGCCACCTGGCTGCACCGCTTCCATCGTTTCCGCCGATTCAACACACAGGCAGCCCCCACCTCCGGCTCGATGGGTTACGGCCTGCCGGCGGCAGTGGCTGCCAAGCGGCTCTTTCCCGAGCGCGAGGTCATCTGTTTTGCCGGCGACGGCTGCTTCCTGATGCACGGCCAGGAATTCGCAACCGCCATCCGCTACGATCTGCCGATCATCGCAATCGTTATCAACAACGGCATGTACGGCACGATCCGCATGCACCAGGAGCGTGAATATCCCGGTCGCGTCAGCAGCACCGATCTGACCAACCCCGACTTCGCAGCCCTTGCCCGCGCCTATGGCGGCCACGGCGAGACGGTGGAAGGCACAGAGGAATTCGCGCCGGCTTTCGGGCGCGCACGCGCAAGCGGCAAACCGGCGATCATCGAGGTGAAGCTCGATCCGGAAGCGATCACACCGACCAGAACGCTTTCGGAAATCGCGCAAACAAAAAGCCGGTAA
- a CDS encoding iron-containing alcohol dehydrogenase, translated as MSSSNITANWSYPTSVKLGRGRIKELADACKSLGIKKPLLVTDRGLASMAITKTALDILEDAGLGRAIFADVDPNPNEKNLDAGVKAFKDGGHDGVVAFGGGSGLDLGKCVAFMAGQTRPVWDFEDIGDWWTRASLEGIAPIVAVPTTAGTGSEVGRASVITNSVTHVKKIIFHPKFLPGVVISDPELTVGMPKIITAGTGMDAFAHCLEAYSSPFYHPMSAGIALEGMRLVKEFLPRAYREGTDLEARANMMSAAAMGAVAFQKGLGAIHALSHPIGAVYNTHHGMTNAVVMPAVLRFNRAAIEEKIGRAAAYLGISGGFDGFYDYVLTLRSELGVPETLTAMGIAPDRIDELSAMAIEDPSAGGNPVAMTLENTKALFKDCF; from the coding sequence ATGAGCAGCAGCAACATCACCGCAAACTGGAGCTATCCGACATCGGTCAAGCTCGGCCGGGGCCGCATCAAGGAGCTGGCCGACGCCTGCAAGAGCCTCGGCATCAAAAAGCCGCTGCTCGTCACTGACCGCGGCCTGGCCTCGATGGCGATCACCAAAACCGCGCTTGATATCCTCGAAGATGCCGGCCTCGGCCGGGCGATCTTCGCTGACGTCGACCCGAACCCGAACGAGAAGAACCTCGATGCCGGCGTCAAGGCCTTCAAGGACGGCGGCCATGACGGCGTCGTCGCCTTCGGCGGCGGCTCAGGTCTCGATCTCGGCAAGTGCGTTGCGTTCATGGCCGGCCAGACGCGGCCGGTCTGGGATTTCGAGGATATCGGCGACTGGTGGACGCGTGCGAGCCTCGAAGGCATCGCCCCGATCGTCGCGGTGCCGACGACGGCGGGCACCGGTTCGGAGGTCGGGCGCGCCAGCGTCATCACCAATTCCGTCACGCATGTGAAGAAGATCATCTTCCATCCGAAGTTCCTGCCGGGTGTGGTCATTTCCGATCCGGAACTGACCGTCGGCATGCCGAAGATCATCACCGCCGGCACCGGCATGGACGCTTTCGCGCATTGCCTGGAGGCCTATTCCTCGCCCTTCTATCATCCCATGTCGGCCGGCATCGCGCTCGAAGGCATGCGGCTCGTCAAGGAATTCCTGCCGCGCGCCTATCGGGAAGGTACCGATCTCGAAGCCCGCGCCAACATGATGTCGGCCGCCGCCATGGGCGCGGTCGCTTTTCAGAAAGGGCTCGGCGCCATCCATGCGCTCTCGCACCCGATCGGAGCCGTCTACAACACCCATCACGGCATGACCAATGCGGTTGTCATGCCGGCGGTGCTGCGCTTCAACCGCGCCGCGATCGAGGAGAAGATCGGCCGTGCAGCCGCCTATCTCGGCATATCGGGCGGCTTTGACGGCTTCTACGACTATGTGCTGACGCTTCGTTCCGAGCTCGGCGTGCCGGAGACGCTGACGGCGATGGGAATCGCGCCCGACCGCATCGACGAACTGTCAGCCATGGCGATCGAGGATCCGAGCGCCGGCGGCAATCCGGTGGCGATGACGCTCGAAAATACCAAGGCGCTTTTCAAGGATTGCTTCTGA
- a CDS encoding DMT family transporter encodes MSSPSARAASSASEVTIGLALMFLSVMVSPLIDIFAKLAVVTVPSAEITAGRFVVQALCMLPIVLWRRSFADFSWRQSLFHAIRGFIITVSMISFVTTLKYMAVADAIAIFFIEPIIVTIFGGIFLKETIGWRRYTACGVGFFGAMLIIQPSFEEVGYIALLPILTALCVATFVLMTRVLSHSEDPWSMQFQMGIWGLLFCTLLLFIGEGSGSDLFDPVMPVGSAWFYVAGVGAMAATAGILGVYAYRAAPASTLAPLQYFEIVSATIFAWLVFGDFPNAVKWLGITIIMASGFYILWRERRFASKPLSDTSEVTLAP; translated from the coding sequence ATGAGTAGCCCCTCCGCCCGCGCCGCTTCGTCCGCCTCCGAAGTGACGATAGGGCTGGCGCTGATGTTTCTGTCGGTGATGGTCTCGCCGCTCATCGATATCTTCGCCAAGCTTGCCGTCGTAACCGTCCCGTCAGCCGAGATCACCGCCGGCCGCTTCGTCGTGCAGGCGCTCTGCATGCTGCCGATCGTGCTATGGAGGCGCAGCTTTGCCGATTTCTCTTGGCGTCAGAGCCTGTTCCACGCCATCCGCGGCTTCATCATCACCGTCTCGATGATCTCTTTCGTCACCACGTTGAAATACATGGCGGTCGCCGACGCGATCGCGATCTTCTTCATCGAGCCGATCATCGTGACCATCTTCGGCGGCATTTTCCTCAAGGAGACGATCGGCTGGCGGCGTTACACCGCCTGCGGCGTCGGCTTCTTCGGGGCGATGCTGATCATTCAGCCGAGTTTCGAAGAGGTCGGCTACATCGCGCTCCTGCCCATCCTGACGGCGCTCTGCGTCGCGACCTTCGTGTTGATGACCCGCGTCCTCTCACACAGCGAGGACCCTTGGTCGATGCAGTTTCAGATGGGCATCTGGGGCTTGCTCTTCTGCACCCTCCTGCTTTTTATCGGTGAAGGAAGCGGCTCCGATCTCTTCGATCCCGTCATGCCCGTAGGCAGCGCCTGGTTCTATGTCGCCGGCGTCGGGGCTATGGCCGCCACAGCCGGAATCCTCGGCGTCTACGCCTATCGGGCAGCACCGGCGTCGACGCTGGCGCCGCTGCAATATTTCGAGATCGTCTCAGCTACGATCTTCGCCTGGCTTGTTTTCGGTGACTTTCCGAATGCCGTCAAATGGCTCGGCATCACGATCATCATGGCGTCGGGCTTCTACATCCTCTGGCGAGAGCGCCGCTTTGCTTCAAAGCCCTTATCCGATACATCTGAGGTGACGCTGGCGCCGTAG